One window of Phalacrocorax carbo chromosome 1, bPhaCar2.1, whole genome shotgun sequence genomic DNA carries:
- the ATP6AP2 gene encoding renin receptor produces MGRRGGASCAMEAALLVAVACLAGVCGDEFSVLRSPQSVVFRDGSWPIPGERIPDVAALSMGFSIEDDLSWPGLAVGDLFHRPRATVLVTVKGVDKLELPVKGISYPIENAVPFSLDSVANAIHTLFSEETPVVLQLAPSEERVYMVGKANSVFEDLSVTLRQLRNRLFQDNSILSSLPLNSLSRNNEVDLLFLSELQVLHDIASLLSRHKHLAKDHSPDLYSLELAGLEEVGKRYGEDSQQFKDASQILVDSLQKFADEMFNLYSGNAVVEVVAVKTFNSPLTRKTRSILQSSQSETENPYNLAYPYNYNYSVIFNIILWMMIGLALAVIVISYNLWNMDPGYDSIIYRMTNQKIRMD; encoded by the exons ATGGGGCGGCGTGGCGGGGCTTCCTGCGCCATGGAGGCGGCACTGCTGGTGGCGGTGGCTTGTCTCGCCG gtGTATGTGGTGATGAATTTAGCGTCTTACGATCACCTCAGTCAGTTGTTTTTCGGGATGGAAGTTGGCCCATTCCTGGCGAGCGGATCCCAGATGTAGCTGCATTATCCATGGGCTTTTCTATTGAAGAT GACCTTTCCTGGCCTGGGCTTGCAGTGGGTGATCTGTTTCACAGACCACGAGCTACTGTGCTGGTAACAGTGAAGGGAGTAGACAAGCTGGAGTTGCCTGTGAAAGGGATTTCTTACCCCATTGAAAAT GCTGTTCCTTTCAGTCTAGACAGTGTTGCGAATGCTATTCATACTTTGTTTTCTGAGGAAACTCCTGTGGTCTTGCAGCTGGCCCCCAGTGAGGAA CGAGTGTACATGGTGGGCAAGGCAAACTCTGTATTTGAAGATCTTTCTGTCACACTGCGCCAATTGCGAAACCGCTTGTTCCAGGACAACTCCATTCTCAGCTCCCTTCCTCTCAACTCCCTCAGCAGAAACAACGAG GTTGACTTGCTTTTTCTGTCAGAGCTACAAGTCCTACATGATATTGCAAGCCtg CTGTCTCGACACAAGCACTTAGCCAAAGACCATTCTCCAGACCTGTATTCACTGGAACTGGCTGGTTTGGAAGAGGTTGGAAAACGATATGGGGAAGACTCTCAGCAGTTCAAGGATGCTTCTCAAATTCTTGTAGACTCTTTGCAAAAG tttgCAGATGAGATGTTTAATCTATATAGCGGGAATGCAGTAGTAGAAGTGGTGGCTGTAAAGACATTTAATTCTCCCCTCACAAGGAAGACGCGTTCCATTCTCCAGTCTTCACAG agCGAAACAGAAAATCCGTATAACCTCGCCTATCCATATAACTACAACTACTCTGTAATCTTCAACATTATTCTGTGGATGATGATAGGTCTTGCTTTAGCTGTGATAGTTATCTCCTACAACCTCTGGAACATGGATCCTGGGTATGACAGCATTATTTATAGGATGACAAATCAGAAGATAAGAATGGATTGA